From Draconibacterium halophilum, one genomic window encodes:
- a CDS encoding DUF4134 domain-containing protein → MAAVAMLVLGVYNTMAQSSAGIDQATTEVNSYVDPVANLIIAIGAVVGLIGGVRVYIKWQSGDQDTQKAIMGWFGACLFLILVGVVIRSFFA, encoded by the coding sequence ATGGCAGCTGTAGCTATGCTGGTTTTGGGAGTGTATAACACAATGGCGCAAAGTTCAGCCGGAATCGACCAGGCCACCACGGAAGTAAATTCATATGTGGATCCGGTAGCCAATCTGATCATAGCAATCGGAGCAGTAGTGGGCCTGATCGGTGGTGTCCGGGTATATATCAAGTGGCAGAGTGGGGACCAGGATACCCAGAAGGCAATAATGGGATGGTTTGGAGCCTGCCTGTTCCTGATTCTGGTTGGCGTAGTCATCCGCTCATTCTTTGCTTAA
- a CDS encoding DUF4133 domain-containing protein has product MKSYTIQKIDTNLYIKGFSGQLVYLSLYGILAALILFVILYIAVGTFVSVAVCVPAFFAWLYRLNRIQRDYGHRGWHKKRIARQLPVFITIKQRIYQ; this is encoded by the coding sequence ATGAAATCATACACCATCCAAAAGATAGATACAAATCTGTATATCAAAGGATTTTCCGGGCAGCTGGTTTACCTGTCACTTTACGGAATTCTTGCCGCGCTCATACTCTTTGTAATCCTCTATATCGCTGTTGGAACTTTTGTGTCTGTAGCGGTTTGTGTGCCTGCCTTTTTTGCCTGGCTCTACCGGCTAAACCGGATTCAGAGAGACTACGGGCACCGGGGCTGGCATAAGAAGCGGATTGCCCGCCAACTCCCTGTTTTTATCACGATTAAACAACGCATTTATCAGTAG